A window of Desulfuromonas soudanensis genomic DNA:
CGACGACTTCATGGCAGGTCTTGACGCACTTCTCGCAGAGGACGCACCGGGAGGGGACCTGCTGGATCAGGGGCCAGTCGTTGATCGGGGCGTGACAGACGTCTTCGGCGCCGAAGGGCTGGGAGACGACATCGAGGTCGTAGCAGATGTTCTGCAGATCGCACTCGCCGGCGGCGTCGCAGACCGGGCAGTCGAGGGGGTGGTTGATAAGCAGCAGCTCGACGAGCTGGCGGCGCATGGTACGGAGCTTCTCCGACTGGGTGGTCACCACCATGTTGTCGACGGCCACCGTGTTGCAGGCGGTCATCGGTTTGTCGACCCCCTCGATCTCCACGACGCAGACCCGGCAGGCGCCGGTGGGAGAAACCTTCTGCAGGTAGCAGAGGGTGGGAATCTTGATGCCGACCCTGGCGGCGGCTGCCAGGATGGTCGCACCCTTTTCAATCTGGGCGTCTTTTCCGTCGATCTTGAGTTTGATCATGGACTATTCACCTTTAGCACGTCGGGAATGGCCGCCGCCGAATAGCTGGCAGAGGAAACGTCGGGGCCGGTTCAGAGCAGAGAAAAGGAGCGGTTAGCTGATGGCCACCATCGCCACCCGATAGCAGCGCAGGCAACGTTCGGCCTCCCGCACGGCCTGGCTCTCGGGCATCGCCAGTTCGATCTCCTCGTAATTGTGCGCCCGCTCCGCACCCGCGACCTTGGGCTGATGCTCGCGGTGAAGCCCGCCGAGAATGCCGACCTGCTCCTTGTCGTCGAAGACTCCGAGCTGATTGAGGATATCTTCCATGGCGTCCTCCTCGTCGAGGAAGGCCTTTCCTTCCGAGAGCCAGCGGCTCATGACCCGGGCAGCGCGCCGCCCGTGACCGACCGCAACCACCACGGTCATCGCCCCGTATTCGCAGTCGCCGCCGGCGAAGACACCTTCGCAGTCGGTCATCATGGTGCCGCCGTGGGTGACGATGCTGTTCCAGCGGGTCTGCTTGATGCCGAAATCCTCCTCGCCGAGATAGGAGAGGTCCGGATCCTGGCCGATGGCCGGGATGACCATGTCGCAGGGGATGACGTACTCGCTCCCCGGTTTCGGCGCCGGCCGACGGCGCCCCGACTCGTCGGGCTCGCCGAGTTCCATGACCACCACTTCGACGCCGACGATCTTGCCGTTTTCGGCGATCAGCCGGGTCGGATTGCGCAGGAACTCGAACTGGACGTTCTCCTCTTCGGCGTCGTCGACCTCGTAGGACTCGGCGGGCATCTCATGGCGGGTCCGGCGATAGACGAGAATCGACTCCTCGGCTCCTTCGCGCAGGGCGACGCGGACGCAGTCAATGGCCGTATTGCCGCCGCCGACGACGATGACCCGTTTCGGCGTTTTGATCGGTTCGCCGAGAGCCACTTCCCGCAGGTAGTTGATCCCTCCGGCCGAGAACCCCTCGTAGCCTTCGTCCTCCCCTTCGACCCCCATCGGCTTCGACTTGAAGGCGCCGGTGCCGAGAAAGACCGCATCGTATTGCTCCTTGAGCTCCTTGAGGGAGACGTCGCGGCCGAGCTTGGTGTTGAAGCGGATTTCGCCGCCGAGATTGGTGATGATTTCGATATCGCGGCGCAGGAGATGACGGGGCATGCGGTAGTCGGGGATGCCGACGGCCACCGTCCCCCCCGGCTCGGACAGCATGTCGAGGATCGTCACCTGGTAGCCTTCGAGAAGAAGGTAGTAGGCGCAGGTCACCCCCGCCGGGCCAGCGCCGACGACGCAGACCTTCTTGTCCTTGCGGGGGGCGGGGACCATCGGCGGCTGCTTGTGGTGCATCCATTCGTGGTCGGCGGCGACGCGCTTGAGAACCATGATGCTGATCGGTTCATCGACCAGGGCGCGGCGACAGGCCTTTTCGCAGGGGTGGGGACAGACCCGGCCGCAGACCGCGGGAATCGGCATGTTGCGGCGGATGGCGGAGAGGGACTCGTCGAAGCGGTATTCCTTGATCTCTTCGATGTAGGCGGGGATGTCGATATGGGCCGGACACTTGTCCATGCAGGGCGCGGTGAGTTTTTCCTTGTAGGAGGCGGCCAACTTCGGCTTGCGCTCGCCGCGGATATAGGCGAGATAGTCGTCGCGGAAGTGTTTGACGGTATCGATGACCGGAACGGCCGAAGTCATGCACAGGGTGCACTTGCAGCTCTCCAGGAGGGTCGAGAGCTCCTCGATGACCTCCAGATCCCGCTCCTCGCCGTGACCGGCGAGGATCCGGGCCAGGGTGTCCTGCAGGACCCGCGTCCCCTTCTTTCCGGGTGTGCACTTGCCGCAGCAGTAGTTCTGCTGCACCCGCTTCATGTATTCGGCGGCCATGGCGACGATGTCGGTCTCGGGGTCGAGGAGAATAATGCCGTCCCAGCCCATGAAGGCCCCGACCTTGCCGTCGTCAAGATATCTCTCGGGAAGCTTGAGCTTGAGGGTGGCCAGATCCACTTCACCGCCCTTGCGGTTATCCACGACCTCTCGTCCCCAACTGGAAAAAACAACCTGAGCCAAATCGACCTCCTTCAAGACCGCCAGACAGCTCGCGGACCGCGTCCACATGCCTTCGAAAAGAGCAAAAAACGGGTCTTTTCTGGCAGTTGCCCCCGTCTATTTTGTATACAGTATGCAGCTAATTACCACAAAAACCGGTGGCAAATCAAGGGAAATTTCTCCCCGGGGACCCGCTTTCAGGGGAAGGGCGGGAAGGGTGAGACGACCTGCCAGAGACCGGCATGATAACGGGTTCCCCCCTCGTAACGCCACAGTTGGCGGAAGCGG
This region includes:
- a CDS encoding FAD-dependent oxidoreductase — translated: MAQVVFSSWGREVVDNRKGGEVDLATLKLKLPERYLDDGKVGAFMGWDGIILLDPETDIVAMAAEYMKRVQQNYCCGKCTPGKKGTRVLQDTLARILAGHGEERDLEVIEELSTLLESCKCTLCMTSAVPVIDTVKHFRDDYLAYIRGERKPKLAASYKEKLTAPCMDKCPAHIDIPAYIEEIKEYRFDESLSAIRRNMPIPAVCGRVCPHPCEKACRRALVDEPISIMVLKRVAADHEWMHHKQPPMVPAPRKDKKVCVVGAGPAGVTCAYYLLLEGYQVTILDMLSEPGGTVAVGIPDYRMPRHLLRRDIEIITNLGGEIRFNTKLGRDVSLKELKEQYDAVFLGTGAFKSKPMGVEGEDEGYEGFSAGGINYLREVALGEPIKTPKRVIVVGGGNTAIDCVRVALREGAEESILVYRRTRHEMPAESYEVDDAEEENVQFEFLRNPTRLIAENGKIVGVEVVVMELGEPDESGRRRPAPKPGSEYVIPCDMVIPAIGQDPDLSYLGEEDFGIKQTRWNSIVTHGGTMMTDCEGVFAGGDCEYGAMTVVVAVGHGRRAARVMSRWLSEGKAFLDEEDAMEDILNQLGVFDDKEQVGILGGLHREHQPKVAGAERAHNYEEIELAMPESQAVREAERCLRCYRVAMVAIS